Proteins encoded by one window of Actinocorallia herbida:
- a CDS encoding carboxylate-amine ligase, giving the protein MADRPVCTVGVEEEFLLVDPESGETRGRGPEVLAAVADHGPRPPGGFHAELQATQVESATEVHTRLTDLRRDLVRGRGMLADAARAKGLVLISSGTPVAPSPDPPVAPGERFSVARRAFADVTRRYEVCGCHVHVGVPDRDTAVAVVGHLRPWLPTLLALSVNSPYDRGRDSGYASWRMIEQARFPGGGAPPCFRSAAEHDRAVDRLVACGILIDAGMTFWTARPSPRYPTVEVRAADACGTVDEAVLQAALARALVATALAELAAGREAVPVDPQICAAGQWNAARHGLAGAAVDPVEGRLVPARTRVSALLTAVRPALEEAGDFKETDRLLRRVLDRGTGAERQRNAGAAGIPAVLRMLAEQTSQKETEDEGET; this is encoded by the coding sequence ATGGCCGACCGTCCGGTCTGCACGGTAGGAGTCGAGGAGGAGTTCCTCCTGGTCGATCCGGAGAGCGGGGAGACGCGGGGGCGGGGGCCCGAGGTGCTCGCCGCAGTGGCCGACCACGGGCCGCGACCGCCCGGCGGATTCCACGCTGAGCTCCAGGCGACCCAGGTCGAGTCGGCCACCGAGGTGCACACCCGGCTCACCGACCTGAGGCGCGATCTCGTGCGCGGCAGGGGCATGCTCGCCGACGCGGCCCGCGCGAAGGGCCTCGTGCTGATCAGTTCGGGGACGCCGGTGGCCCCTTCGCCGGATCCGCCGGTGGCGCCCGGTGAGCGCTTCTCCGTGGCCCGGCGCGCCTTCGCCGACGTCACCCGGCGCTATGAGGTGTGCGGCTGCCACGTCCACGTCGGGGTGCCCGACCGGGACACCGCGGTGGCCGTCGTCGGCCATCTCCGCCCGTGGCTGCCGACGCTCCTCGCGCTGTCGGTGAACTCGCCGTACGACCGGGGCAGGGACTCGGGATACGCGAGCTGGCGGATGATCGAGCAGGCACGCTTCCCCGGTGGGGGCGCGCCGCCCTGCTTCCGCTCGGCGGCGGAGCACGACAGGGCGGTCGACCGGCTCGTCGCGTGCGGCATTCTCATCGACGCGGGGATGACCTTCTGGACCGCCCGGCCTTCCCCGCGCTACCCGACGGTCGAGGTCCGGGCCGCGGACGCCTGCGGCACCGTCGACGAGGCGGTCCTGCAGGCGGCGCTGGCCAGGGCATTGGTCGCCACGGCCCTCGCCGAACTCGCCGCGGGACGGGAGGCGGTCCCCGTCGACCCGCAGATCTGCGCGGCGGGCCAGTGGAACGCCGCGCGCCACGGGCTCGCCGGCGCCGCCGTGGATCCGGTCGAGGGAAGGCTGGTGCCGGCTCGGACGCGGGTCTCGGCGCTCCTCACCGCGGTCCGTCCGGCCCTGGAGGAGGCAGGGGACTTCAAGGAGACCGATCGGCTGCTGCGGCGCGTCCTGGACCGAGGCACCGGCGCGGAACGGCAGCGCAACGCGGGTGCGGCGGGGATCCCCGCCGTGCTGAGGATGCTCGCCGAACAGACGAGCCAGAAGGAGACCGAGGACGAGGGGGAGACATGA
- a CDS encoding collagen-like protein codes for MIITRTAGASLAALAITTALTGTAEARAPEGTPCPWPATVTNLDDDFDNDRCPGPRGPRGPRGPRGPAGPEGATGPRGPAGPQGEQGPRGPQGLTGDRGPQGLPGDRGPQGLPGEQGVAGPTLPPVIVPPAQPTNIAAGASAIVQGGECPDDYYPVNGTMTYTGMGVPYLLGDSNNGSRWQYNVLSLAGGAQITVTVSTVCQFASG; via the coding sequence ATGATCATCACTAGGACGGCGGGCGCTTCCCTTGCCGCTCTCGCCATCACCACCGCCCTGACGGGCACCGCCGAGGCGCGCGCCCCGGAAGGCACCCCGTGCCCCTGGCCCGCCACCGTGACGAACCTCGACGACGACTTCGACAACGACCGCTGCCCGGGTCCCCGCGGCCCGCGCGGCCCGCGTGGACCGCGCGGGCCGGCCGGGCCGGAAGGCGCCACCGGGCCTCGGGGACCCGCAGGGCCACAGGGCGAACAAGGCCCGCGCGGCCCGCAGGGGCTGACGGGCGATCGCGGCCCGCAAGGGCTCCCGGGGGATCGGGGCCCGCAGGGCCTGCCCGGGGAACAAGGGGTCGCCGGGCCCACGCTCCCGCCGGTGATCGTGCCTCCGGCGCAGCCGACCAACATCGCCGCCGGCGCCAGCGCCATCGTCCAGGGGGGCGAGTGCCCGGACGACTACTACCCCGTCAACGGGACCATGACGTACACGGGCATGGGAGTTCCCTATCTGCTGGGGGACTCGAACAACGGGAGCCGCTGGCAGTACAACGTCCTGTCGCTCGCGGGAGGGGCGCAGATCACCGTCACCGTGTCCACGGTGTGCCAGTTCGCGTCGGGCTGA
- the ctaD gene encoding cytochrome c oxidase subunit I → MTRQTPAASPPQALTSHRKGARLRNVLATTDHKVVGYLYLATSFTMFLLAGLMAMVMRAELLEPGMQLVTHQGYNELLTIHGTIMLLLFATPLFSGFANVLIPLQIGAPDVAFPRLNTLGYYLFLFGALLVVSGFLIEGGAAAFGWTGYAPLSDSSRSPGAGPDLWIAGLVLSGLGTILSSVNLVTTITVMRAPGMLMFRMPIFTWNVLFTALMVLIAFPVLAAALLMLYADREFGAHVFDAANGGAILWQHLFWFFGHPEVYIVALPFFGVVTEILPVFSRKPLFGYFGMVGATIAITGLSMTVWAHHMFATGQVLLPFFSLMSFFIAVPTGIKFFNWIGTMWHGHLTFEAPMLFAVGFLVTFLFGGLTGVILASPPLDFATTDSYFVVGHLHYVLFGTVVFAMFGGFYFWWPKMTGKRLDEKWGRVHFWALFTGFQVTFLVQHVLGAQGMPRRYADYASEFTALNLVSSLGSFLLGASTFAFLWNVWITHRRGVPVGVDDPWGAGCSLEWATSCPPPRHNFDAIPPIRSNRPAFDLHHGTG, encoded by the coding sequence GTGACGAGACAGACCCCCGCGGCGAGTCCGCCCCAGGCGCTCACCTCGCACCGCAAAGGGGCCCGGCTGAGGAACGTGCTGGCGACCACCGACCACAAGGTCGTCGGGTACCTGTATCTCGCCACCTCCTTCACCATGTTCCTCCTCGCCGGACTGATGGCGATGGTGATGCGCGCGGAACTCCTCGAACCCGGCATGCAGCTCGTGACGCACCAGGGCTACAACGAGCTCCTCACCATCCACGGCACGATCATGCTGCTGCTGTTCGCCACCCCGCTGTTCTCCGGATTCGCCAACGTCCTCATCCCCCTCCAGATCGGGGCGCCCGACGTCGCCTTTCCCCGGCTCAACACCCTCGGCTACTACCTCTTCCTGTTCGGCGCCCTGCTCGTCGTGTCGGGCTTCCTCATCGAAGGCGGGGCCGCGGCCTTCGGCTGGACGGGATACGCGCCGCTGTCCGACTCCTCCCGCTCCCCCGGTGCCGGGCCCGACCTGTGGATCGCCGGCCTCGTCCTGTCCGGGCTCGGCACCATCCTCAGCTCCGTCAACCTCGTCACCACCATCACGGTCATGCGCGCGCCGGGCATGCTGATGTTCCGGATGCCGATCTTCACGTGGAACGTCCTGTTCACCGCGCTCATGGTGCTCATCGCGTTCCCGGTGCTGGCCGCGGCGCTGCTCATGCTGTACGCCGACCGCGAGTTCGGCGCGCACGTCTTCGACGCGGCCAACGGCGGCGCGATCCTCTGGCAGCACCTGTTCTGGTTCTTCGGCCACCCCGAGGTCTACATCGTCGCGCTGCCGTTCTTCGGAGTCGTCACCGAGATCCTTCCGGTGTTCAGCCGCAAGCCCCTCTTCGGCTACTTCGGCATGGTCGGCGCGACCATCGCCATCACCGGCCTGTCGATGACGGTCTGGGCGCACCACATGTTCGCCACCGGCCAGGTGCTCCTCCCGTTCTTCTCCCTGATGTCGTTCTTCATCGCCGTCCCCACCGGCATCAAGTTCTTCAATTGGATCGGCACGATGTGGCACGGCCACCTCACGTTCGAGGCGCCGATGCTGTTCGCGGTCGGCTTCCTCGTGACGTTCCTGTTCGGCGGGCTCACCGGCGTCATCCTCGCCTCGCCGCCGCTTGACTTCGCCACCACCGACAGCTATTTCGTCGTCGGGCACCTGCACTACGTCCTGTTCGGCACCGTCGTCTTCGCGATGTTCGGCGGCTTCTACTTCTGGTGGCCGAAGATGACCGGTAAGAGGCTCGACGAGAAATGGGGGCGCGTCCATTTCTGGGCGCTGTTCACCGGATTCCAGGTGACGTTCCTCGTCCAGCACGTGCTCGGCGCGCAGGGCATGCCGCGCCGGTACGCCGACTACGCGTCGGAGTTCACCGCCCTGAACCTCGTCTCGTCCCTCGGGTCGTTCCTGCTCGGCGCGTCGACGTTCGCCTTCCTCTGGAACGTCTGGATCACCCACCGGCGCGGCGTCCCCGTCGGCGTCGACGACCCGTGGGGCGCGGGCTGCTCCCTGGAATGGGCGACCTCGTGCCCGCCGCCCCGGCACAACTTCGACGCCATCCCCCCGATCCGCAGCAACCGTCCCGCGTTCGACCTCCACCACGGGACCGGCTGA
- a CDS encoding Rieske 2Fe-2S domain-containing protein, giving the protein MTTPPTELLSPPEPPPPRNLPGLPMPGDPRLLFEPERRPRVLKESRGRFPFPVPNGWFIVAASADLAPGDVVPLYCFGRELVLFRGLDGAARLLDAHCSHLGAHLAVGGQVEDSCIRCPFHGWKFHGATGECVEVPYDDVDHIPQRAAMRAYPTLERNHMIWAWHHLEGGAPFYDVPEVPEFHDPDWLPIAVREFQLATCCQEMAENNVDRAHFKFVHGTDAVPEEEFHVDGAYKRAVGQGGAFVREGFGLGLGVLRVRGLTTFLSSTTPLDEDTVHVRWIFTAPRGSGEDAAEQAAEMFCTGLSQDIPIWENKVYRDPPVLRPMEKDISEHRRWSAQFYSKPVDARPVDAEQETR; this is encoded by the coding sequence GTGACCACCCCGCCAACCGAACTCCTCTCCCCTCCGGAACCGCCACCGCCGCGCAACCTCCCCGGCCTGCCCATGCCGGGGGATCCGCGCCTGCTGTTCGAGCCCGAGCGCAGGCCGCGGGTGCTCAAGGAGTCCCGCGGCCGCTTCCCCTTTCCCGTCCCGAACGGCTGGTTCATCGTCGCCGCGTCGGCCGATCTCGCGCCCGGCGACGTGGTGCCGCTGTACTGCTTCGGGCGCGAACTCGTCCTGTTCCGCGGGCTGGACGGCGCGGCGCGGCTCCTCGACGCGCACTGCTCCCACCTCGGCGCGCATCTCGCCGTCGGCGGGCAGGTCGAGGACTCGTGCATCCGCTGCCCGTTCCACGGCTGGAAGTTCCACGGTGCCACCGGCGAGTGCGTCGAGGTGCCTTACGACGACGTCGACCACATCCCCCAGCGCGCCGCCATGCGGGCGTATCCGACGCTCGAGCGGAACCACATGATCTGGGCCTGGCACCACCTCGAAGGCGGCGCGCCGTTCTACGACGTGCCCGAGGTGCCGGAGTTCCACGATCCGGACTGGCTGCCGATCGCCGTCCGCGAGTTCCAGCTCGCCACCTGCTGCCAGGAGATGGCGGAGAACAACGTGGACCGGGCGCACTTCAAGTTCGTACACGGCACCGACGCCGTCCCGGAGGAGGAGTTCCACGTGGACGGCGCCTACAAGCGGGCCGTCGGGCAAGGCGGGGCGTTCGTCCGCGAAGGGTTCGGGCTCGGCCTCGGCGTTCTTCGGGTGCGGGGCCTGACCACGTTCCTGTCGAGCACGACCCCGCTGGACGAGGACACCGTGCACGTCAGATGGATCTTCACCGCACCGCGCGGCAGCGGGGAGGACGCGGCCGAGCAGGCCGCCGAGATGTTCTGCACCGGGCTGAGCCAGGACATCCCGATCTGGGAGAACAAGGTCTATCGCGACCCGCCCGTGCTGCGGCCCATGGAGAAGGACATCAGCGAGCACCGCCGCTGGTCCGCGCAGTTCTATTCGAAGCCGGTCGACGCTCGGCCGGTCGACGCAGAGCAGGAGACGCGATGA
- a CDS encoding PaaI family thioesterase, which produces MAEGNGRAGGVAFELEGHVLEVMGLYDVPAPEGADLAMAMALTPRVVNTRGGLQGGLVATLVDLAAARAVALGLGDGESSATADLNIRYLSSVSVGPAVAAARVLRRGRNLTVVEVTVRDEGRDLVAAVATLSFSIVALRPGQPHPRDLSPRD; this is translated from the coding sequence GTGGCGGAGGGGAACGGACGGGCCGGAGGCGTCGCCTTCGAGCTGGAAGGCCATGTGCTCGAGGTGATGGGCCTCTACGACGTGCCCGCGCCGGAAGGGGCGGACCTCGCGATGGCGATGGCGCTCACCCCGCGCGTCGTGAACACCAGGGGCGGGCTGCAGGGCGGGCTCGTGGCCACGCTCGTCGACCTGGCCGCGGCCCGTGCCGTCGCCCTCGGACTCGGCGACGGGGAGAGTTCGGCCACCGCCGACTTGAACATCCGCTACCTGTCCTCGGTCTCGGTCGGCCCGGCCGTCGCCGCCGCGCGGGTCCTGCGCCGCGGCCGGAACCTCACGGTCGTCGAGGTCACCGTCCGGGACGAGGGCCGCGACCTCGTCGCCGCGGTCGCGACGCTCTCGTTCTCCATCGTCGCCCTCCGGCCCGGCCAGCCCCATCCCCGCGACCTGTCCCCACGGGACTGA
- a CDS encoding STAS/SEC14 domain-containing protein encodes MSVGFPPSAPGDARRATDMLERLEGLPAGVYGVRAVGTLSREDYETVIVPVVEEARKEGRKLRVLSEVGPDFHGLTPGAMWEDLKVGSSALRLFEGCAIVTDTKWIRESTRLASFFMPCPVRVFPLGEREAAAAWLSTLPEGPGVSHRLVPESNVMVIEVAAPLRAQDFEALAQTADTWLATHAELAGIVVHVRTFPGWENVKGLLKHARFVRDHHRRVRRAALVSDSRVADLAPALVNHFVHAEVRHFDYADLDAAIAWAGAAPVQKVGDAG; translated from the coding sequence ATGAGTGTCGGATTCCCCCCGTCGGCGCCGGGCGACGCGAGGAGGGCGACGGACATGCTGGAACGGCTGGAGGGGCTGCCCGCCGGGGTCTACGGGGTCAGGGCCGTCGGCACCCTGTCAAGGGAGGACTACGAGACGGTGATCGTCCCGGTGGTCGAGGAGGCGCGGAAAGAGGGCAGGAAGCTCCGGGTGCTGTCGGAGGTGGGACCGGATTTCCACGGGCTCACCCCGGGTGCCATGTGGGAGGACCTCAAGGTCGGGTCGAGCGCCCTGCGGCTGTTCGAGGGCTGCGCGATCGTCACGGACACCAAGTGGATCCGCGAGTCGACCAGGCTCGCGTCCTTCTTCATGCCCTGCCCGGTGCGGGTCTTCCCGCTGGGCGAGCGCGAAGCCGCGGCCGCGTGGCTGAGCACCCTGCCCGAGGGCCCCGGAGTCTCCCACCGGCTCGTTCCCGAGTCGAACGTCATGGTCATCGAGGTCGCGGCGCCCCTGCGGGCGCAGGACTTCGAGGCGCTGGCGCAGACCGCCGACACCTGGCTCGCGACGCACGCCGAACTCGCCGGGATCGTCGTGCACGTCCGCACGTTCCCCGGCTGGGAGAACGTGAAGGGACTCCTCAAGCACGCCCGCTTCGTCCGCGACCACCACCGCAGGGTCAGAAGGGCGGCGCTGGTGTCCGACAGCAGGGTCGCCGACCTGGCGCCCGCTCTGGTGAACCACTTCGTCCACGCCGAGGTGCGCCACTTCGACTACGCCGATCTCGACGCCGCCATCGCCTGGGCCGGTGCGGCGCCCGTCCAGAAAGTGGGCGACGCGGGCTGA
- a CDS encoding DUF1206 domain-containing protein has product MRSASRGSAMGAAARLGLAGRGVLYLLMGVLALRVAFGAGGQEADSSGAVQTLARQPGGEVMLWLLVAGLFGLALWRLAEAAFGAAGPDGHKASARAMSLGRGVFYTGLGTTTLLFVLGARGQKSSDEQSRDLTGRAMHDLPGGRWLVLLAGVVLVGGALWMAYKSVVKRDFMDKLHVSGQARPVVETLGRVGYAARCTVFTGVGVFLAYAGATVDPGKAEGVDGTLRELAAAPFGPWLLAVVAAGLTVFGVYSACEARWRNVTPG; this is encoded by the coding sequence GTGCGAAGCGCGTCGCGCGGCAGTGCGATGGGGGCCGCGGCGCGGCTGGGGCTCGCCGGCAGAGGGGTGTTGTACCTGCTCATGGGGGTGCTGGCACTGCGCGTCGCATTCGGCGCCGGCGGGCAGGAGGCCGACAGTTCCGGCGCGGTGCAGACGCTGGCCCGGCAGCCCGGCGGCGAGGTGATGCTGTGGCTGCTCGTCGCGGGGCTGTTCGGGCTCGCGCTGTGGCGGCTGGCCGAGGCCGCGTTCGGCGCCGCGGGACCCGACGGGCACAAGGCGTCCGCCCGCGCGATGTCGCTCGGACGCGGCGTCTTCTACACCGGGCTCGGCACGACGACCCTGCTGTTCGTCCTCGGGGCGCGCGGCCAGAAGTCCTCCGACGAGCAGTCGCGCGACCTCACCGGACGGGCGATGCACGATCTGCCGGGCGGCCGCTGGCTGGTCCTGCTCGCGGGCGTCGTGCTCGTCGGCGGCGCGCTGTGGATGGCGTACAAGTCGGTGGTGAAGCGCGACTTCATGGATAAGCTTCACGTGTCGGGGCAGGCCAGGCCCGTGGTGGAGACGCTGGGCCGGGTCGGTTACGCCGCGCGCTGCACGGTCTTCACCGGCGTCGGCGTGTTCCTCGCGTACGCGGGCGCGACCGTCGACCCCGGCAAGGCCGAAGGCGTCGACGGAACCCTCCGGGAGCTGGCCGCGGCCCCGTTCGGCCCGTGGCTCCTCGCCGTCGTCGCCGCGGGGCTCACCGTCTTCGGCGTCTATTCCGCCTGCGAGGCCCGCTGGCGGAACGTCACTCCTGGCTGA
- a CDS encoding acetoacetate decarboxylase family protein — MSLTRWVQPPSEPTASLTDGLPPLPSLEAVYLTDPAALAEVLPPPLKPPAEPRVHVRITDIDLGFGTHRHKELVGYFAVEAELDGEPGEYPLLIPIDLEPAIAISRERFGEPKKLADLTLTRNGADVAGTVTRQGVAFLEMSGRVTGELPTPAPYPARQFWIKFSPSVSGAGFDGDPLLIVVEQTRTPHAIERVEGDLVLRELPGCPVVDLPVRELVSLTWQLRSSANTPKVVGPLDPVAFAPFAPIRYQ; from the coding sequence ATGAGCCTGACCCGCTGGGTCCAGCCCCCGAGCGAGCCGACCGCGAGCCTGACGGACGGGCTGCCCCCGCTGCCCTCCCTGGAGGCCGTCTACCTCACGGACCCCGCGGCCCTAGCCGAGGTCCTGCCGCCCCCGCTGAAGCCGCCCGCCGAACCCCGGGTCCACGTCCGGATCACCGACATCGACCTCGGCTTCGGGACCCACCGGCACAAGGAGCTCGTCGGCTACTTCGCGGTCGAGGCCGAGCTGGACGGGGAGCCCGGCGAGTACCCGCTGCTCATCCCGATCGACCTGGAACCGGCGATCGCGATCAGCCGGGAGCGGTTCGGCGAGCCGAAGAAGCTCGCGGACCTCACGCTCACCCGGAACGGCGCCGACGTCGCGGGCACGGTCACCCGGCAGGGCGTCGCCTTCCTCGAGATGTCCGGACGGGTCACCGGGGAACTCCCGACTCCGGCGCCCTATCCGGCCCGGCAGTTCTGGATCAAGTTCTCGCCATCGGTCTCCGGGGCCGGCTTCGACGGGGATCCGCTGCTGATCGTCGTCGAGCAGACCCGGACGCCGCACGCGATCGAGCGCGTCGAGGGCGATCTCGTCCTGCGGGAGCTGCCCGGCTGCCCGGTCGTCGACCTTCCCGTCCGCGAACTCGTCTCCCTGACGTGGCAGCTCAGGTCCAGCGCGAACACGCCGAAGGTGGTCGGCCCCCTCGACCCCGTGGCGTTCGCCCCGTTCGCCCCGATCCGGTACCAGTGA
- a CDS encoding CDGSH iron-sulfur domain-containing protein codes for MPSAGDRPRRRVRIVPRGPLLIEGPVEIVLPDGTEVVCDRFVVAICQCHRSRIYPLCDTSHRRARPSRRREE; via the coding sequence GTGCCGAGCGCCGGTGACCGGCCGCGCCGCCGGGTCAGGATCGTCCCGCGCGGGCCGCTGCTGATCGAGGGCCCGGTGGAGATCGTGCTGCCCGACGGCACCGAGGTCGTCTGCGACAGGTTCGTGGTCGCGATCTGCCAGTGCCATCGCAGCCGCATCTATCCGCTCTGCGACACCAGCCACCGGCGGGCCCGCCCGTCACGGCGGCGCGAGGAGTGA
- a CDS encoding iron-containing redox enzyme family protein, translating to MTSTPVRPDRTHGSARLPAPRGPLSAAVVTTLGAPPGTAPPSVPRVADPLGEDAQLALYTCYELHYRGFAGVDPEWEWDVGLLGLRRTLERGFLDALRGNVPDGVDVEAALAPLLVVDPAARGPSHHLAREGSWRELREFLVHRSAYHLKEADPHAFVIPRLEGQAKASLVAVEYDEYGGGRAARVHARLFADLMEATGLDGSYLRYLDLVPAVSLAIVNMMSLFGLHRALRGAMVGHFAAAEISTPPSARRMAAALARLGADERALVFYTEHIEADAVHEQVLRHDVIGDLLAREPDLAGDVVFGIGATEWLEDRLGAHLLDRWREGECSLLAPP from the coding sequence ATGACCTCGACACCGGTGAGGCCGGACCGCACGCACGGCTCCGCGCGCCTGCCCGCACCACGCGGACCGCTCTCCGCGGCGGTCGTCACGACGCTCGGCGCACCGCCGGGGACGGCGCCGCCGTCCGTGCCGCGCGTCGCCGACCCGCTGGGAGAGGACGCGCAGCTCGCCCTGTACACCTGTTACGAGCTGCATTATCGCGGTTTCGCCGGGGTGGATCCCGAGTGGGAGTGGGATGTCGGCCTGCTCGGATTGCGCCGGACGCTGGAGCGCGGCTTCCTCGACGCGTTGCGCGGGAACGTCCCGGACGGCGTGGACGTCGAGGCCGCGCTCGCGCCATTGCTCGTGGTGGATCCGGCGGCGCGCGGGCCGTCCCATCACCTCGCGCGGGAGGGTTCGTGGCGGGAGCTGCGCGAGTTCCTCGTCCACCGCTCGGCCTACCACCTCAAGGAGGCGGACCCGCACGCGTTCGTGATCCCGCGCCTGGAAGGCCAGGCCAAGGCGTCCCTGGTGGCGGTGGAGTACGACGAGTACGGGGGCGGCCGGGCCGCGCGCGTGCACGCCCGCCTGTTCGCCGACCTCATGGAGGCGACCGGCCTGGACGGCTCTTACCTGCGTTATCTCGACCTGGTCCCCGCGGTCTCCCTGGCGATCGTGAACATGATGTCCCTGTTCGGCCTGCACCGGGCGCTGCGCGGCGCGATGGTCGGCCACTTCGCCGCGGCCGAGATCTCCACCCCGCCCAGCGCCCGGCGCATGGCCGCCGCCCTCGCCCGCCTCGGCGCCGACGAGCGGGCGCTGGTGTTCTACACCGAGCACATCGAGGCCGACGCCGTCCACGAACAGGTGCTCAGGCACGACGTCATCGGAGACCTGCTGGCGCGGGAGCCGGACCTCGCGGGCGACGTCGTCTTCGGCATCGGGGCCACCGAGTGGCTGGAGGACCGGCTGGGCGCCCATCTGCTGGACCGATGGCGGGAGGGGGAGTGCTCACTCCTCGCGCCGCCGTGA
- a CDS encoding TetR/AcrR family transcriptional regulator, whose translation MTANREAARPTLRERRRAELQHVIGVRAAELFQRQGLQATTVEEIAEAAGISLRTFYRHCAVKDDALTPLLAQGVHDMVALLAARPVGEPLAVSARAALVESIAPTGEGSRNIARVMLGEPSLKARWLAAGRQAQDLLAPVLRDRLGPGTGELRAAVTAGFLINVATTALEHWALHDDAGPLEAVVEEAFDGIADRTGL comes from the coding sequence GTGACCGCGAACCGGGAGGCAGCCCGGCCGACGCTGCGCGAGCGGCGCAGGGCCGAGCTCCAGCACGTGATCGGCGTGCGTGCCGCCGAGCTGTTCCAGCGGCAGGGTCTCCAGGCGACCACCGTCGAGGAGATCGCGGAGGCCGCGGGCATCTCCCTGCGGACGTTCTACCGGCACTGCGCCGTCAAGGACGACGCCCTGACCCCGCTGCTCGCCCAGGGCGTCCACGACATGGTCGCGCTGCTGGCGGCCCGTCCCGTCGGCGAGCCCCTGGCCGTGTCCGCGCGGGCCGCGCTGGTGGAGTCCATCGCGCCCACCGGGGAGGGCAGCCGGAACATCGCCCGCGTCATGCTCGGCGAACCGTCGCTCAAGGCGCGCTGGCTCGCGGCCGGCAGGCAGGCCCAGGACCTCCTCGCCCCCGTCCTCCGCGACAGGCTCGGCCCCGGGACCGGGGAGCTCCGGGCCGCGGTGACGGCCGGGTTCCTCATCAACGTCGCCACCACGGCCCTCGAGCACTGGGCGCTCCACGACGACGCGGGCCCGCTCGAGGCCGTCGTCGAGGAGGCCTTCGACGGTATCGCCGACCGCACCGGCCTCTGA
- a CDS encoding HemK2/MTQ2 family protein methyltransferase, translating into MRLVRLPGVYRPRRDTWILCRAVGEVAMPPGARALDLCTGTGRVAIAAARRGAARVTAVDISRRAVLCAALNGFLRRLRVRVRCGDLFAPVTGERFDLITANPPYVPRARGRPRRHGRALAWDAGPDGRAAVDRICAGAADLLTPGGVLLLVHSDLCGVGRTLAALRAAGLRAAVVHREPERFGPIIGPRTSDLLARGLIEPGQDRDDLVVIRAERR; encoded by the coding sequence ATGAGGCTTGTCCGGCTGCCTGGGGTCTACCGGCCGCGCCGGGACACCTGGATCCTGTGCCGGGCCGTGGGCGAGGTCGCCATGCCGCCGGGCGCGCGGGCGCTGGACCTGTGCACCGGGACCGGGCGGGTGGCGATCGCCGCGGCGCGGCGCGGGGCGGCCCGGGTGACCGCCGTCGACATCTCGCGCAGGGCGGTGCTCTGCGCGGCGCTGAACGGCTTTCTCCGACGACTCCGGGTGCGGGTGCGGTGCGGCGACCTGTTCGCGCCCGTCACCGGTGAGCGCTTCGACCTCATCACCGCGAACCCGCCCTACGTGCCGCGCGCCCGCGGGCGTCCGCGCAGGCACGGCAGGGCCCTTGCCTGGGACGCGGGTCCGGACGGACGCGCCGCGGTGGACCGCATCTGCGCCGGGGCCGCCGACCTCCTCACGCCGGGAGGCGTCCTGCTCCTGGTCCACTCCGACCTCTGCGGCGTCGGCCGGACCCTGGCCGCGCTCCGCGCCGCGGGCCTGCGCGCGGCGGTCGTGCACCGCGAGCCCGAGCGGTTCGGTCCGATCATCGGGCCCAGGACCTCCGATCTCCTCGCCCGCGGGCTCATCGAGCCGGGGCAGGACCGCGACGACCTTGTGGTGATCCGTGCCGAGCGCCGGTGA